One window of the Gemmatimonadaceae bacterium genome contains the following:
- the yajC gene encoding preprotein translocase subunit YajC — MTQIFPTLALLQAPSSTLLGPIFMYGAIFAIFYFILIRPGQKQRKAQEALIRQVKRGDEIVTTGGIIGEVIHIKETTTGAGAAVPNEDRITIKSGESRLVIERGRIARVIRGSGAPVAEG; from the coding sequence ATGACACAGATATTCCCCACGCTCGCTCTTCTTCAGGCCCCGTCGAGCACTCTGCTCGGGCCGATTTTCATGTATGGCGCGATCTTCGCCATCTTCTACTTCATTCTGATCCGCCCCGGACAGAAGCAGAGGAAGGCGCAGGAAGCGCTCATCCGTCAGGTGAAGCGCGGCGACGAGATCGTTACCACGGGCGGCATCATCGGAGAGGTCATTCACATCAAGGAGACCACGACCGGGGCCGGCGCCGCCGTTCCGAACGAGGACCGGATCACCATCAAGAGCGGCGAATCGCGGCTCGTGATCGAGCGCGGCCGCATAGCGCGCGTGATCCGTGGCTCCGGCGCACCGGTGGCCGAGGGGTGA
- the ruvB gene encoding Holliday junction branch migration DNA helicase RuvB: MTRAEITTPEILSDESVVELSLRPQRLAEFIGQPKVKESMRIYIDAAISRREPLDHTLFFGPAGLGKTTLAELIAREMGVNIRTTSGPALEKPGDLVGTLTNLREGDILFIDEFHRLRPVIEEFLYPAMEDFRIDIRLSEGPKAQTITMPIEKFTLVGATTRLGMLTPPMRARFGIEQRLNFYPASDLETIVRRTAEVLKVEIDDGGAEEIACRSRGTPRVANRLLRRIRDYAQVKSSGKISRDIAKDALQLLDVDQFGLDDMDSRILKTIIEKFDGGPVGVKTIAAAVGEDEGTIEEVYEPFLVQQGFLQRTPRGRMATANAYRHFGFTLPPNGPTQQSSLF, encoded by the coding sequence ATGACCCGCGCCGAGATCACCACTCCCGAAATCCTCTCCGACGAGTCAGTCGTCGAGCTCTCACTCCGGCCCCAGCGGCTCGCCGAGTTCATCGGCCAGCCCAAGGTGAAGGAGAGCATGCGCATCTACATAGATGCCGCTATCTCACGCCGCGAACCGCTCGACCACACTCTCTTCTTCGGGCCCGCCGGACTCGGCAAGACCACCCTCGCCGAGCTCATCGCACGCGAGATGGGAGTCAACATCCGCACGACGTCGGGGCCGGCGCTGGAGAAGCCGGGCGACCTCGTCGGCACGCTCACCAATCTCCGTGAAGGCGACATCCTCTTCATTGACGAGTTCCATCGCCTGCGGCCGGTGATCGAGGAGTTCCTCTATCCGGCGATGGAAGACTTTCGCATAGACATCCGCCTGTCCGAAGGACCCAAGGCACAGACGATCACGATGCCGATCGAGAAATTCACTCTCGTCGGAGCCACGACGCGCCTCGGCATGCTCACTCCGCCGATGCGCGCGCGCTTCGGCATCGAGCAGCGGCTCAACTTCTATCCGGCGAGCGACCTCGAGACGATCGTCCGCCGCACCGCGGAAGTGCTCAAGGTGGAGATTGATGACGGCGGCGCCGAGGAGATCGCCTGCCGCTCACGCGGAACTCCTCGGGTCGCTAATCGCCTGCTCCGCCGCATCCGCGATTACGCACAGGTGAAATCGAGCGGGAAGATTTCGCGCGACATCGCCAAGGACGCGCTCCAGCTCCTCGACGTGGACCAGTTCGGGCTCGACGACATGGACTCGCGAATCCTCAAGACAATCATCGAGAAGTTCGATGGCGGGCCGGTGGGGGTCAAAACCATCGCCGCCGCAGTCGGCGAGGACGAAGGAACGATCGAGGAGGTCTACGAGCCGTTCCTGGTGCAGCAGGGATTTCTCCAGCGGACACCGCGCGGACGCATGGCGACGGCAAACGCGTACCGGCACTTCGGGTTTACCCTGCCCCCGAACGGGCCGACTCAACAATCGTCGCTCTTCTGA
- the tgt gene encoding tRNA guanosine(34) transglycosylase Tgt, with the protein MSFSFSLQSRAGSARAGVFMTPHGPVETPAFLPVGTLATVKSLDPDDLTAMGATMILSNAYHLHLRPGDDIVRDMGGLHRFMHWNGPILTDSGGFQVFSLAGLRKVAEEGVEFQSHIDGSRRFFSPESVMRIERNLGADVIMQFDHVIPGQSEELPARDASERSVRWLARCLAEFEKLDAEDEITRGSQALFPIVQGGIHAHLRREAATAITSMHDWAGFGIGGLSVGESKPAMYEMLEVVNDALNTERPRYLMGVGFPEDIIEGIRRGVDLFDCVAPTRMGRNGTAFTPDGRINIKRSEFRTDPRPLDPSCDCAACARFSRAYIRHLFVSDEILGLRLLSLHNVHFLLSLARTARQAITTDSIDAWSTEWLARYHSRNSSSP; encoded by the coding sequence ATGAGCTTCTCTTTCTCGCTTCAATCCCGGGCCGGCTCCGCGCGAGCCGGCGTTTTCATGACTCCCCATGGCCCGGTGGAGACGCCGGCGTTCTTGCCGGTCGGCACTCTCGCCACGGTGAAGTCGCTCGACCCCGACGACCTCACCGCGATGGGCGCGACGATGATCCTGTCGAACGCGTATCATCTGCACCTCCGGCCCGGCGACGATATCGTGCGCGACATGGGTGGCCTTCACCGCTTCATGCACTGGAACGGCCCGATCCTCACGGACTCCGGCGGATTCCAGGTCTTTTCGCTGGCAGGGCTGCGCAAGGTCGCCGAAGAAGGGGTCGAGTTTCAGAGCCACATTGACGGATCGCGCCGATTCTTCTCGCCCGAGAGCGTGATGCGCATCGAGCGCAACCTCGGCGCCGACGTCATCATGCAGTTCGATCACGTCATCCCCGGACAGTCAGAAGAGCTGCCCGCGCGTGACGCCAGCGAGCGGAGCGTGCGGTGGCTGGCGCGATGCCTGGCGGAGTTTGAAAAGCTCGACGCGGAAGACGAGATTACCCGCGGATCGCAGGCCTTGTTTCCCATCGTCCAGGGCGGCATTCACGCTCATCTCCGGCGGGAAGCGGCCACCGCGATCACGTCCATGCACGACTGGGCCGGGTTCGGGATCGGCGGCCTCTCGGTCGGCGAATCCAAGCCGGCGATGTATGAGATGCTCGAAGTCGTGAACGACGCGCTCAACACGGAACGCCCGCGCTACCTGATGGGCGTGGGATTCCCCGAGGACATCATCGAGGGAATAAGGCGCGGCGTGGACCTGTTCGACTGCGTCGCTCCGACCCGCATGGGCCGGAACGGCACCGCTTTCACCCCGGACGGCCGCATCAACATCAAGCGCTCCGAGTTCAGGACTGATCCGCGACCGCTCGATCCGTCGTGCGATTGCGCGGCGTGTGCACGGTTCTCGCGCGCTTATATTCGGCATCTCTTCGTCAGCGACGAGATTCTCGGCCTCCGCCTGCTCTCGCTGCACAATGTACATTTCCTTCTCTCGCTGGCGCGCACGGCGAGGCAAGCGATAACGACAGATTCGATCGACGCGTGGAGCACCGAGTGGCTCGCGCGATACCATTCCCGCAACAGCTCTTCCCCATGA
- the queA gene encoding tRNA preQ1(34) S-adenosylmethionine ribosyltransferase-isomerase QueA: MNFDGTLTSHYDFDLPPGRIAQTPAERRDESRLMVVRRETGEIEHGTFCDIAGLIPAGDAIVLNTTRVFRARLLGTRDSGAPAELLLLKPLGDNRYEAMVHPGGKLKAGRIVHVSPDLEAEIVETTERRTRVVHLRSPLPIEEAIERYGHVPLPPYIRRSDEAADAERYQTVYARESGSVAAPTAGLHFTPELLATLASKGVSRADVVLHVGAGTFKPVEVADPADHVMHEESYWLPAEAAAILNATRANGGAIWATGTTSVRTLESAVRPDGTFIEKAGDTRIFIRPPYVFKAVDHLITNFHLPHSTLLMLVAAFAGYDLIRRAYREAIANEYRFYSYGDAMAII; the protein is encoded by the coding sequence TTGAATTTCGACGGCACCCTCACAAGCCATTACGACTTCGACCTTCCGCCCGGCCGCATCGCGCAGACTCCGGCCGAGCGCCGCGACGAGAGCCGGCTCATGGTCGTGCGTCGCGAGACTGGTGAGATCGAGCACGGCACCTTTTGCGATATCGCCGGTCTGATTCCGGCCGGCGACGCAATCGTCCTCAATACCACCCGCGTCTTCCGCGCGCGCCTTCTCGGCACCCGTGACTCCGGCGCCCCCGCGGAGCTGCTGCTCCTCAAGCCACTCGGCGACAACCGGTACGAGGCGATGGTGCACCCCGGCGGAAAGCTCAAGGCAGGGCGCATCGTGCACGTCAGTCCCGATCTCGAAGCGGAGATAGTCGAGACGACCGAGCGGCGCACGCGCGTCGTGCATCTTCGGTCGCCCCTTCCCATCGAGGAAGCGATCGAACGGTACGGACATGTTCCGCTTCCGCCCTACATCAGGCGGAGCGACGAGGCAGCCGACGCCGAGCGATACCAGACGGTCTATGCGCGCGAATCCGGATCGGTCGCGGCGCCGACCGCAGGGCTGCACTTCACCCCCGAGCTTCTCGCCACGCTGGCGTCAAAGGGTGTCTCGCGCGCCGATGTGGTGCTGCATGTCGGCGCCGGCACGTTCAAGCCGGTCGAGGTGGCTGATCCCGCCGATCACGTGATGCACGAGGAGTCGTACTGGCTCCCGGCTGAGGCCGCGGCAATTCTCAACGCCACACGTGCAAACGGGGGAGCCATCTGGGCGACGGGCACGACATCGGTCCGCACACTCGAAAGCGCGGTGCGTCCCGACGGGACGTTCATCGAGAAAGCCGGCGACACAAGGATCTTCATCCGGCCGCCGTACGTCTTCAAGGCGGTGGACCACCTCATCACCAATTTCCACCTTCCACACTCGACCTTGCTGATGCTCGTGGCCGCCTTTGCCGGATACGACCTCATCAGGCGCGCCTATCGCGAAGCGATCGCGAATGAGTACCGCTTCTACTCATACGGCGACGCGATGGCGATCATTTAG
- a CDS encoding type II toxin-antitoxin system VapC family toxin, translating into MALDTSIFIYFMERDPAWLPVVRPLFASAAMGERTLVTSSITLLEVLVVPYRSGDLAISERYEALLTRSRGLSFVEVDRPILRAAAQLRAVYRLRTPDALQIAAALASRCTAFVTNDRRLPGIKGLRIVQLKDLA; encoded by the coding sequence GTGGCGCTCGATACTTCGATCTTCATCTACTTCATGGAGAGAGATCCGGCTTGGCTTCCGGTCGTTCGGCCGCTCTTCGCCTCTGCGGCGATGGGAGAGCGAACGCTGGTCACCTCATCAATCACGTTGCTCGAAGTACTCGTAGTTCCATATCGAAGCGGTGACCTCGCGATCTCGGAACGGTACGAGGCTCTGTTGACCCGCAGTCGCGGTCTCTCTTTCGTCGAAGTCGATCGACCGATCCTGCGGGCGGCTGCGCAGCTTCGGGCAGTCTACAGACTCAGGACTCCAGATGCATTGCAGATTGCCGCAGCACTGGCTTCGCGTTGCACGGCCTTCGTGACAAACGACAGAAGGCTTCCAGGCATCAAGGGACTACGAATTGTTCAACTGAAAGACCTGGCCTGA